A region from the Mustelus asterias unplaced genomic scaffold, sMusAst1.hap1.1 HAP1_SCAFFOLD_1449, whole genome shotgun sequence genome encodes:
- the LOC144488301 gene encoding ferritin, middle subunit-like yields the protein TSFFDRDDVALDNFSHFFKHQSQEKWEHVEKLIKFQNKRGGHIILQDVKKPERDEWGNSLQAMQVALDLEKNVNQSLLDLHQLATTQTDPHLCDFLETHCLDEQVKTIKQLGDHITNLKHLGAPENGMGEYLFDKLSLEEST from the exons ACGTCTTTCTTTGACCGGGATGATGTCGCCCTTGACAATTTCTCCCACTTCTTCAAACATCAGTCCCAGGAGAAGTGGGAACATGTGGAGAAGCTGATTAAATTCCAGAATAAACGTGGAGGCCACATCATCCTCCAGGATGTGAAG AAGccagagagggatgagtggggCAACAGTCTACAGGCAATGCAAGTTGCCCTGGATCTGGAGAAGAATGTGAACCAGAGTCTCCTGGATCTACACCAACtcgccaccacccagactgacccTCAT CTGTGTGACTTTCTGGAGACTCACTGTCTGGATGAGCAGGTCAAGACCATCAAGCAACTTGGCGACCACATCACCAACTTGAAGCATCTGGGAGCCCCTGAGAATGGGATGGGGGAGTACCTGTTTGACAAGCTCTCACTGGAGGAGAGCACTTAA